Proteins found in one Crassostrea angulata isolate pt1a10 chromosome 3, ASM2561291v2, whole genome shotgun sequence genomic segment:
- the LOC128175831 gene encoding uncharacterized protein LOC128175831 — MNHRKIAFVFLLLGSLCAILAFSTTSWMELSHNGLKIHIGLWRMCSTNCSDLNGIVLRWYGFVQATACIGLVGTIVVSSLLGLCHYVERFQKNIAILRFTAVTCIITWKISGYVVFVLSWIRRSSDAMFNEDLIYMGLPAIKTDRADISYSFFIAVFGAQFTVLAGIILFQMMDVSKQGEPLYTEKSVDAT; from the exons ATGAACCATCGTAAAATTGCCTTCGTATTCCTTCTTCTTGGATCGTTATGTGCAATATTAGCGTTCTCAACAACTAGTTGGATGGAATTATCCCACAATGGTTTGAAAATTCACATCGGATTGTGGCGCATGTGCTCAACAAATTGCTCAGATCTTAACGGCATAGTATTAc GTTGGTACGGTTTCGTTCAAGCTACAGCGTGTATAGGCCTTGTTGGAACCATTGTTGTCAGTAGTCTTTTGGGACTTTGTCACTACGTTGAACGTTTCCAGAAGAATATTGCAATTCTCCGTTTCACAGCAGTTACCTGCatcattacat GGAAAATATCAGGTTACGTTGTGTTTGTGTTGTCATGGATACGACGGTCATCCGACGCCATGTTTAATGAAGATCTCATATATATGGGGTTACCTGCTATAAAGACTGACAGGGCTGATATATCGTACAGCTTTTTTATAGCTGTTTTTGGAGCACAGTTCACAGTGTTAGCAGGTATTATCTTGTTTCAAATGATGGATGTTTCAAAACAAGGAGAACCATTATACACCGAAAAATCAGTCGATGCAACTTaa
- the LOC128175820 gene encoding sex peptide receptor-related protein 2-like — translation MSSRSLFRGGSFAADKRSLLRREGGSRNINASGQHDNTSSIMAFHLRFKNTEFYDTKVMFHLYIYPLLEMIAIPTNILFIVVFVRGNFCSPSHVVLITIALANIIQMLSTMAPSIYFYGLGFADEFVPYAWCAMHNLLEIRIPKICTTLARLLTALLGIQRYFIISFPITAKLKLTVRITLFIIISMIFVSILADINFMLNLQTIEEVYVNSSVIPGKLVSGCVWNERPQLENANIIAEISTVFVPLASMIIFDAMIISILLKGRYLQQQTMLNRNIRKMVLVTSYIVTSVIIISVPNVTIKYFSQRALCQSCTVNKAQYTAFIKSVTILTYAANFTIYSLLCKKFRTELKNFLCCRKGSPVPPVQCFTLHQTNMSLKDSSPFHKKSYD, via the exons ATGTCTTCTAGAAGTCTATTCAGAGGAGGAAG TTTTGCTGCTGATAAACGGTCTTTGTTAAGGAGGGAAGGTGGATCAAGAAACATAAACGCATCGGGTCAACACGACAATACATCCAGTATTATGGCATTCCACCTCAGATTTAAGAATACTGAATTCTATGATACCAAAGTCATGTTTCATCTATACATATACCCTTTACTTGAAATGATTGCGATTCcaactaacattttgtttatagtaGTATTCGTCAGGGGTAACTTTTGCTCACCAAGCCATGTTGTTTTGATAACTATTGCATTAGCAAATATCATACAAATGTTGTCAACAATGGCACCCTCTATCTATTTTTACGGTCTTGGCTTTGCTGATGAATTTGTACCTTATGCATGGTGTGCAATGCACAATCTTCTTGAGATACGTATCCCCAAGATTTGCACGACATTGGCGCGACTTTTAACAGCGCTACTTGGAATCCAGCGATACTTCATTATATCATTTCCAATCACTGCCAAGCTAAAACTCACAGTGAGAATcacattattcattattatttcaatgatatttgtttcaattttagCTGATATTAATTTCATGTTAAATCTTCAAACGATTGAAGAAGTATACGTTAATTCATCAGTTATTCCCGGTAAACTAGTCTCAGGTTGTGTTTGGAACGAGAGGCCACAGTTGGAAAACGCAAACATCATCGCGGAAATTTCCACTGTGTTTGTTCCTCTAGCATCGATGATTATTTTTGATGCAATGATAATTTCGATATTGCTTAAAGGCAGATATCTGCAACAACAGACTATGCTGAATAGAAATATCCGCAAAATGGTTTTAGTTACGTCATATATTGTGACGTCAGTTATCATAATCTCAGTACCAAACGttacaatcaaatatttttctcaaCGTGCGCTATGTCAGTCTTGTACTGTAAACAAAGCACAGTACACTGCATTTATAAAATCTGTAACAATCTTGACATATGCAGCGAACTTTACAATCTACTCTTTGCTGTGCAAGAAATTTagaactgaattaaaaaatttccTTTGTTGTAGAAAAGGTTCTCCAGTACCCCCGGTACAGTGTTTTACTTTGCATCAAACCAACATGTCATTAAAAGACAgtagcccttttcacaaaaaatcttacGATTGA